From Skermanella rosea, one genomic window encodes:
- a CDS encoding recombinase family protein, with the protein MLLGYARVSKADDQDTAAQVSALKAAGCTRVYEETASGGRWNRPELHRLLDHLRDGDALVVWKLDRLSRSLKDLLHILEKIDAAGATFRSLTEAVDTTGPAGRMMMQMLGSFAEFERAMVRERTRAGLRAARERGRKGGRRPKLLAHQKTEILGMLAAGRTGADVARLFRVHRATISRIASAARGTPPDAKSDP; encoded by the coding sequence ATGCTGCTTGGCTATGCCCGCGTGTCGAAGGCCGACGATCAGGACACCGCCGCCCAGGTCAGTGCCCTGAAGGCGGCCGGCTGCACGCGCGTCTACGAGGAGACAGCCTCCGGCGGCCGGTGGAATCGGCCCGAGTTACATCGCCTCCTCGACCATTTGCGCGACGGCGATGCTCTCGTCGTCTGGAAACTCGACCGCCTGTCACGCTCGCTCAAGGATCTGCTGCATATCCTGGAGAAGATCGACGCGGCGGGTGCCACCTTCCGCTCCTTGACAGAAGCGGTCGACACCACCGGTCCGGCCGGACGCATGATGATGCAGATGCTTGGGTCCTTCGCCGAGTTCGAGCGTGCCATGGTCCGGGAGCGAACCCGCGCCGGTCTGAGGGCGGCCCGCGAGCGCGGCCGAAAGGGCGGACGGCGTCCGAAGCTCCTGGCACACCAAAAGACCGAGATTCTCGGGATGCTCGCCGCCGGTCGCACCGGAGCCGATGTCGCCCGCCTCTTCCGGGTCCATCGAGCCACCATCAGCCGGATTGCCTCCGCGGCACGGGGCACTCCACCGGACGCAAAATCCGATCCCTGA